A genome region from Spirochaetales bacterium includes the following:
- a CDS encoding serine hydrolase, with protein sequence MSINRYSTIYPNTGILKRNGKENITIEHLLTMTSGLEWNEWNAPYSSKDNPVIGIWYSKKDPISYILEVRLANTPGTHFSYYGGNTIILGEIIKNSSNLTIEKFSEKYLFEPLGINAFEWATQFPNGVFEAASGLKLTSRDMAKIGMTFLNKGTWNGERIIPGDWIDKCATPFSGNVDIDVPGEDSGKMGY encoded by the coding sequence ATGTCAATCAATCGATATTCGACTATTTACCCGAACACCGGCATTTTAAAAAGAAACGGAAAAGAGAACATCACGATCGAACATCTTCTTACCATGACGTCCGGATTGGAGTGGAACGAGTGGAACGCCCCATACAGCAGCAAAGATAATCCGGTAATCGGCATCTGGTATTCGAAAAAAGATCCTATAAGTTATATTCTGGAAGTACGGTTGGCGAATACACCGGGAACGCATTTTTCTTATTACGGCGGTAATACGATAATCCTGGGTGAAATTATAAAGAATTCATCCAATCTGACCATTGAGAAGTTTTCAGAAAAATATTTGTTCGAACCCCTGGGAATCAACGCTTTTGAATGGGCGACACAATTTCCCAATGGCGTTTTTGAGGCCGCGAGCGGATTGAAACTCACTTCGAGAGATATGGCAAAAATCGGAATGACCTTTCTCAACAAGGGTACGTGGAACGGGGAAAGGATTATTCCCGGGGATTGGATCGATAAATGCGCAACTCCATTTTCCGGCAACGTCGATATTGATGTCCCCGGTGAGGATTCGGGAAAAATGGGATATTAG